The following proteins are encoded in a genomic region of Methanomassiliicoccales archaeon:
- the pdhA gene encoding pyruvate dehydrogenase (acetyl-transferring) E1 component subunit alpha, which translates to MLTDDFDPLKGEMLRIMDEEGNVDAALKPKMSREIMLQAYRTMVLTRLADDKAVKLQRQGRLGAYPPSKGQEASQIGPAMALKEKDWLVWAFREMGGLLWKGVPLRTAYLYWMGNEQGNVYPEGARATPSVVPVASQIPHAVGIAYASKLRREDSVTMAFFGDGATSEGEFHEGLNFAGVFRTPNVFVCQNNQFAISTRRAKQSASPTLAQKAVAYGFPGILVDGNDVLAMYAAATEAVERARRGQGPTLIESYTYRLSDHTTSDDWRKYRSKEEVLSWEMKDPLKRFKAYLLSQNLIKDDGSLEKELSELVEMAAAEAEAVPVPSRSEVFEHTYAEMPPYLERQLRGDGR; encoded by the coding sequence ATGCTGACGGACGATTTCGATCCTTTAAAGGGGGAGATGCTGCGGATAATGGACGAGGAGGGGAACGTGGATGCCGCCCTCAAGCCGAAGATGAGCAGGGAGATCATGCTCCAAGCCTACCGCACCATGGTGCTCACCCGCTTGGCGGACGACAAGGCGGTCAAGCTGCAGAGGCAGGGGCGCCTGGGCGCGTATCCCCCGAGCAAAGGCCAGGAGGCCAGCCAGATCGGGCCGGCCATGGCCCTGAAGGAAAAGGATTGGCTGGTCTGGGCCTTCCGGGAGATGGGCGGGCTGTTGTGGAAGGGCGTGCCCCTGAGGACGGCCTACCTATACTGGATGGGCAACGAGCAGGGCAACGTTTACCCAGAGGGAGCGAGGGCGACGCCATCGGTGGTCCCAGTGGCATCACAGATCCCGCACGCCGTGGGCATCGCCTACGCCAGCAAGCTGAGGCGAGAGGACAGCGTGACCATGGCCTTCTTCGGCGACGGGGCCACCTCGGAAGGGGAGTTCCACGAGGGGCTCAACTTCGCCGGGGTCTTCCGGACGCCCAACGTCTTCGTCTGTCAGAACAACCAGTTCGCCATATCGACCAGGCGTGCCAAGCAGAGCGCCTCGCCCACCCTGGCCCAGAAGGCCGTGGCCTACGGATTCCCAGGCATCCTGGTGGACGGGAACGACGTCCTGGCCATGTACGCCGCGGCGACGGAGGCGGTGGAGCGGGCCCGCCGGGGCCAGGGGCCGACGCTCATCGAATCGTACACTTACCGTCTCAGCGACCACACCACCTCCGACGACTGGAGGAAGTATCGCTCCAAGGAGGAGGTGCTGTCCTGGGAGATGAAGGACCCGCTGAAGCGGTTCAAGGCCTACCTGCTCTCCCAAAATCTGATCAAGGATGACGGTTCCCTCGAGAAAGAGCTGAGCGAATTGGTGGAGATGGCCGCCGCCGAGGCGGAGGCCGTGCCCGTCCCCTCGCGTTCCGAGGTCTTCGAGCACACCTATGCCGAGATGCCCCCGTACCTCGAAAGGCAGCTGAGGGGTGATGGTAGATGA
- the lipA gene encoding lipoyl synthase, with translation MNHGQTYAQYMAPPDVVEKPPWLRTRVASPARSQGMRSSLSASGLRTVCDSSRCPNLGDCWGQGHATFMLLGDVCTRDCRFCAVPCGDPGPVDEGEPSRVAEAVKCMGLRHVVITSVTRDDLEDGGAEMFAETVRQVRWMNPGTSIEVLVPDLQGRRSSLEAVAMSSPEVLGHNLETVRSLQWIRDARASYERSLGVLSLVKEMQPGIMTKSSLMLGLGEEKEEVVTSMKDLRTAGVELLTLGQYLPPAGSTLPLRRYVLPAEFDELRSTALSMDFRGVRAGPLVRSSYDAYNLIHEAGARRC, from the coding sequence ATGAACCATGGGCAGACATATGCTCAGTACATGGCCCCTCCGGACGTAGTGGAGAAACCGCCCTGGCTGAGGACCAGGGTGGCGTCGCCCGCCCGCTCCCAGGGCATGAGAAGTTCCCTTAGCGCCTCAGGATTGCGCACGGTGTGCGATTCCTCGCGCTGCCCTAACCTAGGCGATTGCTGGGGGCAAGGTCATGCCACGTTCATGTTGCTGGGCGACGTGTGCACCAGGGACTGCCGGTTCTGCGCCGTGCCCTGCGGTGACCCGGGTCCCGTGGACGAGGGGGAACCGTCTCGGGTGGCCGAGGCCGTCAAATGTATGGGTTTACGACACGTGGTCATTACTTCCGTCACCCGTGACGACCTGGAGGATGGAGGGGCGGAGATGTTCGCGGAAACGGTACGCCAAGTGCGCTGGATGAACCCTGGGACCTCGATCGAGGTCCTTGTGCCGGACCTGCAAGGGCGGCGTTCCAGCCTGGAAGCGGTGGCGATGTCATCGCCCGAGGTGCTAGGGCACAATCTGGAAACGGTGCGCTCATTGCAGTGGATAAGGGACGCCAGGGCGTCCTATGAGCGCTCGTTGGGCGTGCTGTCCTTGGTCAAGGAGATGCAGCCTGGCATCATGACCAAGAGCTCGCTGATGTTGGGTCTGGGGGAAGAAAAGGAGGAGGTCGTCACTTCGATGAAGGATCTTCGGACCGCGGGCGTGGAACTGCTCACCCTCGGTCAATATCTCCCTCCGGCCGGATCGACCCTGCCCTTGAGAAGGTACGTTCTGCCGGCAGAGTTCGACGAGCTGCGGAGCACGGCCCTGTCGATGGACTTCAGGGGGGTCCGGGCCGGACCGCTGGTGCGGTCATCCTATGACGCTTACAATCTGATTCATGAGGCAGGTGCGAGAAGATGCTGA
- a CDS encoding ABC transporter ATP-binding protein, which translates to MLASLKNVSKVFTNPRTGKGLVALNDVTLDIEEGEFLCIIGPSGCGKSTTLNLLAGFEFPTTGKVSFKDIPIKRPSPERGVVFQEPSLFPWMTVLQNVTFSLRGAEEKKGRERIALKYLELVGLTDFAQARPNELSGGMKQRVAIARTLAMNPDLLLMDEPFGSLDEQTRRKLDNEVLDLWKKEGKTVVFVTHSIDEALILGTRVVLMSASPGRMNKEWRIGLPWPRDPSSPQMVKLKEDMIRGLQVCSCASSAPRVSFISVEKEN; encoded by the coding sequence ATGCTGGCTTCGTTGAAGAATGTGTCTAAGGTCTTCACCAATCCCCGGACGGGAAAGGGTCTGGTCGCGCTGAACGATGTGACCCTGGATATAGAGGAGGGCGAGTTCCTCTGCATTATTGGACCGAGCGGCTGCGGCAAGAGCACTACATTGAACTTGCTGGCTGGATTCGAATTCCCCACCACCGGTAAGGTGTCCTTCAAGGACATTCCTATCAAAAGACCTTCCCCGGAGCGAGGGGTGGTGTTCCAGGAACCCAGCCTGTTTCCCTGGATGACCGTTCTGCAGAACGTCACCTTCTCTCTGCGCGGTGCGGAGGAGAAAAAAGGGAGGGAAAGAATAGCCCTGAAATATCTAGAGCTAGTCGGCCTGACCGACTTCGCTCAGGCCCGCCCCAACGAGCTATCCGGAGGGATGAAGCAGCGCGTGGCCATTGCGCGTACTCTGGCTATGAATCCCGACCTGTTGTTGATGGACGAGCCGTTCGGCTCCCTGGACGAACAGACCCGCAGGAAATTGGATAATGAAGTGTTAGACCTGTGGAAGAAGGAGGGGAAGACCGTGGTCTTCGTCACCCATAGCATCGACGAGGCATTGATCCTGGGGACGAGGGTTGTGCTCATGTCTGCGTCACCTGGACGCATGAACAAGGAATGGAGGATCGGTCTACCCTGGCCCAGGGACCCTTCCTCGCCGCAGATGGTGAAGTTGAAGGAGGATATGATCCGGGGATTGCAGGTTTGCTCCTGCGCAAGTAGCGCTCCCCGGGTGTCCTTCATTAGCGTAGAGAAGGAGAATTGA
- a CDS encoding ABC transporter substrate-binding protein — MNRKILAAIVVIIVIVSAVGAIIMLQPSSEGESDITIAYSQKVNYETIMVANDEGMFEDQGLNITAKIVTGGIQAAEALITASTDLAAMGDAPAVQLMTKDTGARIVARFIGGAGMHRFIAWNDIVQPTDLEGMKVGLQQGSSTHGAFLQWCQANDVNADNITFVFMNPIDIPLAMSTRQIDAMAGSEPWAVNTENLCGDNVHELGNSSELGSTFPIVLVASEKALQEKAEAIKKVLKALDQANQFIVENWDEAMLDCANHTGLSVEDQSNCSIVQFYEVGFNATDVQSITMTAMALLSFGKINEMPVIMDNVDLSYLPED, encoded by the coding sequence ATGAACCGTAAGATATTGGCAGCAATCGTGGTGATCATCGTGATCGTCTCGGCCGTTGGGGCAATAATCATGCTCCAACCTTCGTCGGAGGGGGAATCGGACATCACCATAGCCTATTCACAGAAGGTGAACTACGAGACGATAATGGTAGCGAACGACGAGGGCATGTTCGAAGATCAAGGACTGAATATCACCGCTAAGATCGTGACCGGTGGCATTCAGGCGGCCGAGGCTCTTATTACAGCGTCTACCGACCTGGCGGCCATGGGCGACGCCCCGGCGGTGCAGCTAATGACCAAGGACACCGGGGCCAGGATCGTAGCCCGCTTCATCGGTGGCGCCGGCATGCACCGCTTCATCGCTTGGAACGATATCGTGCAACCGACGGACCTGGAAGGCATGAAGGTCGGACTACAGCAAGGCTCCAGTACGCATGGGGCATTCCTGCAATGGTGCCAGGCCAATGACGTGAACGCGGACAACATAACCTTCGTTTTCATGAACCCCATTGATATCCCCTTGGCCATGAGCACTAGGCAGATCGACGCTATGGCCGGCAGCGAACCCTGGGCAGTGAACACCGAGAACCTGTGTGGTGATAACGTCCACGAGCTGGGCAACTCCTCGGAACTTGGAAGTACATTCCCCATAGTACTGGTCGCTTCGGAAAAAGCCTTGCAGGAGAAGGCCGAGGCCATTAAGAAGGTCCTTAAAGCACTGGACCAGGCCAACCAGTTCATCGTGGAGAACTGGGATGAGGCCATGCTAGACTGCGCCAACCATACCGGTCTTAGCGTCGAGGACCAGTCTAACTGCAGTATAGTGCAGTTCTACGAGGTCGGCTTCAACGCCACCGACGTGCAGAGTATCACCATGACCGCCATGGCATTACTGAGCTTTGGAAAGATAAACGAGATGCCGGTGATCATGGACAACGTGGACCTGAGCTATCTGCCCGAGGACTGA
- a CDS encoding ABC transporter permease: protein MNVILGILIVIATWWVIAEVIIYVKGADFPRPFETFEALWNALNGSKINGENIFTHTNASLYRWGLGYIIALVLGIVIGFLFGTIPRLHETGMIPVYIMQMIPGLAWVPIAMLIFGLGETSTVFIILVTALPPIVINTAGGMRQVPPIYTRVAQMSGRDSWALFFKVLLPGAALSIINGMRVGLANGWRVLIAAEMVVGVSVGLGASIFNSRYSLNFIDAFVCIIVICAIGLIIEKLFFVWIENMLRNRLGLDRED from the coding sequence TTGAATGTTATCCTTGGCATTCTTATTGTCATAGCCACCTGGTGGGTAATTGCCGAGGTCATCATATATGTTAAAGGTGCTGATTTTCCCAGACCATTTGAGACCTTTGAGGCCTTATGGAACGCCCTTAATGGATCTAAGATCAATGGAGAGAACATCTTCACGCACACCAATGCTTCTCTGTATCGATGGGGTCTGGGTTACATCATCGCTTTGGTACTTGGGATTGTAATTGGTTTCCTTTTCGGCACCATACCCAGACTTCATGAGACCGGTATGATACCGGTCTATATCATGCAGATGATACCTGGTCTGGCTTGGGTCCCCATTGCCATGCTGATCTTCGGCCTAGGGGAGACATCGACCGTCTTCATCATCCTGGTAACGGCCTTACCGCCCATAGTCATCAACACCGCCGGAGGCATGCGGCAGGTGCCTCCCATCTATACACGCGTGGCCCAGATGTCAGGAAGGGACAGTTGGGCACTCTTCTTCAAGGTGCTTTTACCTGGAGCGGCCTTGTCCATTATCAACGGAATGCGGGTTGGATTGGCCAATGGATGGAGGGTGCTCATCGCTGCGGAGATGGTGGTCGGGGTATCCGTAGGTTTGGGAGCATCTATCTTCAATTCCAGGTACAGCCTGAATTTCATTGACGCCTTCGTCTGCATCATCGTCATTTGTGCCATCGGTCTGATCATAGAGAAGCTGTTCTTCGTTTGGATAGAGAACATGTTGCGCAACCGTCTCGGTCTGGACAGGGAGGACTGA